From Oryza sativa Japonica Group chromosome 4, ASM3414082v1, one genomic window encodes:
- the LOC4336135 gene encoding FT-interacting protein 1-like, which translates to MASLAGDGKSRPVNRPDGEPETTVSRVMACPYVFRAQAPPAMAKEAMATPTRPQVRETWPAGGGGGGGGWMGVGSGERVASAYDLVEQMHYLYVRVVRARGLTAAASTVAGGGGCNPYVEVRLGNYRGTTRHHERKAAPEWNQVFAFSRERVQASVLEVFVRDKDAVAAVARDGYVGRVAFDVGEAPVRVPPDSPLAPQWYRLEDVGGGGGRAVQGEVMLAVWVGTQADEAFADAWHAGAASVRGGGDGVAAVQSTRSKVYVTPKLWYLRISVLEAQDVVPGAVAGAGGDKGRHGEAFVVVKVQVGGVTLRTKPCCRPTSPSWNEELVFVVAEPFDEPAVLVIEARAAHPGKDEIVSRAVLPLTLFERRLDRRGAAAATHTQSQWFSLEPFVHRPRHSPEEPAFAGRVHLRACLDGAYHVMDEPAMYASDTRPTARQLWRPPIGVLEVGVLGAQGLPPMKTAADGGRGTTDAYCVAKYGHKWVRTRTVVDSSTPRWNEQYTWEVYDPCTVLTLAVFDNCNLGNGGGGGKDQRIGKVRIRLSTLEMDRVYTNAHRLVVLHPSGLRKNGDVCLAVRLTCLSLASVLRLYGEPLLPGAHYVHPFAVAQLDGLRRQAVGVVAARLGRAEPPLRREVVEYMLDAGSHLWSIRRSRANFLRATALLSGAAGAARWLADVCHWRSPATTILAHLLLVTFACFPELILPTAFLYASVAGAWSYRRRPRRPPQADAGLSCAEAAGADEFDEEADTFPTSRPDGVVRARYDRLRTVAGRIQAVVSDVATQGERVRSLLAWRDPRATAVFTAACLAAAVVAYATPPRVVALVAGLYLLRHPRFRSRMPSAAGNFFKRLPSRADTML; encoded by the coding sequence ATGGCTTCCCTTGCCGGTGACGGGAAAAGCCGACCGGTGAACCGCCCTGACGGCGAGCCGGAGACGACGGTGAGCCGGGTCATGGCGTGTCCGTACGTGTTCCGTGCAcaggcgccgccggcgatggccaaGGAGGCAATGGCGACACCGACACGGCCGCAGGTCAGGGAGACGTGgccggcgggtggcggcggcggcggcggtggttggATGGGCGTTGGCTCCGGCGAGAGGGTGGCGAGCGCGTACGACCTCGTGGAGCAGATGCACTACCTGTACGTGCGCGTCGTCAGGGCGCGCGggctcacggcggcggcgagcacggtcgccggcggcggcgggtgcaaCCCGTACGTGGAGGTGCGGCTCGGGAACTACCGGGGCACAACGCGGCACCACGAGCGGAAGGCGGCGCCGGAGTGGAACCAGGTGTTCGCCTTCTCGCGGGAGCGCGTCCAGGCCTCGGTGCTCGAGGTGTTCGTCAGGGACAAGgacgccgtggcggcggtggcgcgagaCGGCTACGTTGGAAGGGTCGCGTTCGATGTCGGCGAGGCGCCCGTGCGCGTGCCGCCGGACAGCCCGCTCGCGCCGCAGTGGTACCGCCTcgaggacgtcggcggcggaggcggcagggCGGTGCAGGGAGAGGTCATGCTCGCGGTGTGGGTCGGCACGCAGGCCGACGAGGCGTTCGCGGACGCGTGGCACGCCGGCGCGGCGTCGgtgcgcggaggcggcgacggcgtggcggccGTGCAGAGCACGCGGTCCAAGGTGTACGTGACGCCGAAGCTGTGGTACCTCCGGATAAGCGTGCTCGAGGCGCAGGACGTCGTCccgggcgccgtcgccggcgcaggcggcgaCAAGGGACGGCACGGCGAGGCCTTCGTCGTCGTCAAGGTGCAAGTCGGCGGCGTGACGCTCCGGACCAAGCCGTGCTGCCGCCCGACGAGCCCATCGTGGAACGAGGAGCTGGTGTTCGTCGTGGCGGAGCCGTTCGACGAGCCGGCGGTGCTCGTCATCGAGGCCCGGGCGGCGCACCCGGGCAAGGACGAGATCGTCAGCCGCGCCGTGCTGCCGCTCACCCTCTTCGAGAGGCGCCTcgaccggcgcggcgcggccgcggccacgCACACGCAGTCGCAGTGGTTCAGCCTGGAGCCGTTCGTGCACCGGCCGCGACACTCGCCGGAGGAGCCCGCCTTCGCCGGCCGCGTGCACCTCCGGGCGTGCCTCGACGGCGCCTACCACGTCATGGACGAGCCCGCCATGTACGCCAGCGACACGCGCCCCACGGCGAGGCAGCTGTGGCGCCCGCCCATCGGCGTGCTCGAGGTCGGCGTCCTCGGCGCGCAGGGCCTCCCCCCGATGAagaccgccgccgacggcggccgGGGCACCACCGACGCGTACTGCGTCGCCAAGTACGGCCACAAGTGGGTGCGCACCCGCACCGTCGTCGACTCCTCCACCCCGCGGTGGAACGAGCAGTACACCTGGGAGGTCTACGACCCGTGCACGGTGCTCACGCTCGCCGTGTTCGACAACTGCAAcctcggcaatggcggcggcggcggcaaggaccAGAGGATCGGCAAGGTGAGGATACGCCTCTCGACGCTGGAGATGGACAGGGTGTACACCAACGCGCACCGGCTCGTGGTGCTGCACCCGTCGGGGTTGCGCAAGAACGGCGACGTCTGCCTCGCCGTGCGCCTCACCTGCCTGTCCCTCGCCAGCGTCTTGCGCCTCTACGGCGAGCCGCTCCTCCCCGGGGCGCACTACGTccaccccttcgccgtcgcgcaGCTCGACGGCCTCAGGCGGCAGGCGGTGGGCGtcgtggcggcgcggctgggccgcgccgagccgccgctgcgGCGGGAGGTCGTGGAGTACATGCTCGACGCCGGCTCCCACCTGTGGAGCATCCGGCGGAGCAGGGCCAACTTCCTCCGCGCCACGGCGCTGctctccggcgccgccggcgcggcgcggtggctcGCCGACGTGTGCCACTGGAGGAGCCCCGCGACGACGATCCTCGCGcacctcctgctcgtcaccttCGCCTGCTTCCCGGAGCTCATCCTGCCGACCGCGTTCCTCTACGCGTCCGTGGCCGGCGCCTGGAGCtatcggcggcggccgcgccgcccgccgcaggCGGACGCGGGGCTGTCGTGcgccgaggcggccggcgccgacgagttCGACGAGGAGGCGGACACGTTCCCGACGTCGAGGCCCGACGGCGTGGTGCGCGCGCGGTACGACCGGCTGCGGACGGTGGCCGGGAGGATCCAGGCGGTGGTCAGCGACGTGGCGACGCAGGGGGAGCGGGTGCGGTCGCTGCTGGCGTGGAGGGACccgagggcgacggcggtgtTCACGGCggcctgcctcgccgccgccgtcgtggcgtACGCCACGCCGCCCCGGGTGGTGGCGCTCGTCGCCGGGCTGTACCTGCTCCGCCACCCGCGGTTCCGGAGCCGGATGCCGTCGGCCGCCGGCAACTTCTTCAAGAGGCTGCCGTCCCGCGCCGATACCATGCTATAG